Sequence from the Eleutherodactylus coqui strain aEleCoq1 chromosome 13, aEleCoq1.hap1, whole genome shotgun sequence genome:
AATCATCTCTATAGCAGGATGTTTCTTTGTTAGCAGATTTTAAAGTCCATCTACCATACAAAAAAACTCATCACATGAAGTATTGGGGTGAATTCACATAAGTGTCTGAATCTACAACTGCCTAGACTCTAGTAGCCCACGGACCTATAGTAGTCAATGTGCCAATTCACACGGATACATAGTACGTTTGAAAAACAAATCACATCCTACACTATTCTGGTCCAATTTGCAGATGAGACTCGCCCATTTAAGCCAATAGagatgcaagaaaaaaatgtcagtgtGCTATCCATATTTCACAGATCAGTTTCTAATAGATGGAGAAAAATAATGAATTGGGGtttgtttcttgtgtttttttttattacggaTGTAAAAACAGACCTACGGATgtaaaaatgtctgttttttgCGGATGCAAATTCAGCCTTAGGAAGTGGGTCCGACCTCTTTCTATCAGCTCAGCCtttcctgtatatacagagactCAAACCTCCAtctattttattttacaaaatgCATCCGTTTCATTAAAACTCTGATTGAAATCTCTGCCTCGCGTCTTTCTGTTTTGTGACGGCCTGATGTGGAACATGATGAATACAAAGACCAGTTTCACTTAAAATTCAACCACTGGTTTTAATaagggtaaaaaaaatttaattgtaaaaataacttttttgtcCCGTTGTGAACAGTATGTGGCGTTGCGGGTTTGTAGACGTGGTTGGGGGAAAGGGACTCTGAATCATTACAGCAAAGAGATTGAGAATTTCTTTATAAAAGCTGTAATAGTTCCTCGGCAAATGGAATGAAGGCAGTCTGTTGCGTTAGCAATTACATGGAGTCTCTTCCCACCCCCACTTGATGTCCCATCAGATCTGTCCTTCAGATCAGGATCGTTGCCTCCACAGTTGTGGATTGTATTGTTCAGAGCTGCCAACTGCCATCCTTGCAGCGACAAGAGGTTGTAGCCACCCCTAGTCCGCATCAGTATGCTTGCAGTGCACAAAGTACCCAGACAAGGATGGTGTTATTACGGGTGGGACTGGCATCTTCCCTGATTTTTTCAGTACCCTGCCTCCTATAGTTCTTCATGAACCCGGTCTGCCTCCTCTTCCGTCTTAAGTTTTAGTTCATCAGCTGTGATTTTCTCATCCTTATTTCGATCTTGATTTACAAACATGTCAGAGATTGACTTTTCACGGTCTACTCCGGGAGAGAATCGGCCTTTCCCTTCATCTACCTGAATCTTCAGGAAGGTGGAAAACTGGAATGATAAAATGATTGGATTAAAATGTGTATTTAGGGGAATTATACAATTTTCAAATTGGGAAGGATATAAAACAGTTTATTCTATGGATTTATCAATATGTATCTGAACACATCATGGAAAGGAAAAAAGTCATCCAAACTGAACAATAATGGCATACCAACGTAGTGCCGCCAAATGTCCTTCAAACTAGCAAAAAAGGGATTAAAAATGACCAAAGACCATCCTAATATGTTCAGGTCACAGCTACGTAGGCTGCGGCTACCAAGTGACAAACCTGGATCTCCAAACTCGTATAGACATCTAAATGTGTTGACTGGGGCAGGTTGGACTTTAATGTGACTATATCTGCTTGTCGGAATATCTTCTCaaccctttttttctttcctatCCAAATAGTGCTTGCAGAAGTTGTGCAACTTTTGTGGCACTCAAAAGAATCAACAGCATCTCTCAAAGGTGGACTTATATTCTAGGAACCTCCCACTTGATCAGTCAAATTACCTTAGAGAAGCGTGTAGACCCTGTTGGAGGCATTGACCCATCATTCATGATTGTGTAAGGACAGGCCCTCCAGTGAGGGAGGAACTAAAAAATAACCTAACGTGTCTTTTACTCACCTCTTCCAATGGAACCTCTCCATTTTTATCTAAATCCATTGCTTCAAAGAGATTTTCAGGAGTATCACCAGTCCAGATAAACAGATACCCATCTGGAACGCCTTCTTCTCTATGCAATAGTTCTATGTCGAACTTTAGCACGGCACTTCCAGGTACTTCACGAGCTACAGTAACAAAACAAAGTATTTGAGAAGTAAGTCTAAAGACAATCTTATGTGATCCACCGGAGAACAGATAATTATAGCTGTCGGCGCCTGTATTAACCGCATGTATAGGAAGATTCACCTAAATGATATTCCATATCGAATTAATGTATATGAAAACTTAAGTAATCCCGTAATAAGTTTGTCAAAATCGCCGGAAGTTCCTTGATGGCAGACATTGGGGAAAAGAAGGATCGGCATGTTGGATCTCTACAAATTCACTCTTATGTTCTCCTGGGTGATGAAGCCAGAGTTGAGCATTTATGGTAACAAGTAGAGATCACAAGAGAGAAACACTTATTGCAATCTAAAAGGGTAAGGAGGGGGGGGATTTATCTACATATTTGCCAATTTATGGCTGAGATGGCAGCACATAGAACACCATCATCCAGCAGGATAAATGGACCTGGAAACGGGATCAGTATTTCACCAGCAGAAAACTTTACAGTTGTCTGCAACTCTTTGGCCAGCAGGGCATTCTACAAGACCTGAAGAACCACGTAGTGGCCACCTCTCATTATGTACATAACCACAAACAGTAACCTGTTTTACCAGAGAAAGTGGAACGAGTCTTGTTAAACTCTAAAACTGGAAAGTCAATATACTTAGGACTTCGAAACATCTGGTTTTTAGATTTTTAGCAATGAGCCAGGAAACAGAATGAGCTCATATTCTCATAAGAAATACCACAGGACTTGTACCTTCAGAGATCTACTCGGACACTGTAGTCAGTCTGTTTATTTGTCCTTAAAGGATGGTGAATAGTGTATTGGTTTCAACTAAAGAAAGTGCACATTTTCTTAATTGGATGAAAAGTCAGAAAATGGCAGGATGAGGCCTGTCCTGTGTCTGAACATATGTGATATTTTAAGCTAAATGATCAAGCATGACAGAGATCCAGATAGCCATAGGATAAGGTATAAGGATGTATACAGTGGTCTATGACTTACAATATAATCAAGAGATATAAACCTTATTTAACTGAGTAAGGTATTCTGAAACCTAATGGCTCTATATGTTGACTTGCTACTTCATCAAGACCATGATCATAAGTGAGGTGCCTTGCACATTTGGCTAACTAGTCTTAGCACTACTGCTTTGGTGAACATCACGCTAAATGACAAGACCAAAATATACCAGCTCACTAACCCTGAATCCCTTTAGACCagatatgtatgtatgtttgacCTGTGGTGGGAGGGAACAGTCACAATAAGGCATCCATCAATTTTCTACCTCCTTAGCTTTTGCCAAGAGGTCCTGAATTCAGACAAGACTCACCTCCACTTTCTCCATGTCCCAGATGGGGAGGCACAAGGATTGTCCTCTTCTCTCCTGCACACATTCCCGTCAGACCTATATCAAGACCATCAATAACTTTGTTCGCGCCCAGGGTGATCTGTTGGGGATTTTCAAATGAATGTCTGAAAGAAAATTGGAAAAGCAATGAGTCTGCCATTAGCCTTAGTCCACAACCGAGGGCTATGTGATGGGACCTAAACATTTGCTTTATGCAATAACACTGAGGTCTACAGCATCTGGGGATTCCCAACAGAACAATTAAGCCAGGTTATgcggcttctatttttttaagagTGCCCTGAAATTTATGTAAACAGGTCATAAAAACATGTTAGAAAGTTATATTGTGGTTTATCCAGGTCCCAAGACTCCAACCAATCATAAGAAGAAAGGGGCAGAATTGTTTTGCTAAGTACTGTGCTCCTTTCGCCTCTATATGCACTTTTTGACTCTTCGGAGAGGTGAGATGTCAGGACCAGTGATTCTCAGGGTCTCCGTACCCGCACTGCCAGTCCTATCTCCCGAGCTGCAGAggtgcggtgcaggggagccctggtcttggtgacctcccctggccgccgtaaTCCTGGACGCCGGATCTGGGTGCGCGCTCCCGTGCTCAGGGAGCGGACGCCTAGGTATTCGGGTTGCTGGGGACGTGGCTGGGTCCTTCCCGTGCCACGTcccggttgccatgacacccgggcatgcttgctctgcactcgctgcttcATGTCTGGGTTTTGCTGCTGTCatgctccccgccccaatcagctgctggggcgggagttctgacagcatttaaactgctctgtTTCCTACTGAAGTgcccagtgtatgtttggtctccagctacacccgcgtacCCTTGGATTGATGCCCTGCTTGACCCGCTTGCCTTTgacctgactttgccttcgcctgaccccttgtacctcaccttctcctgttgctgacccggattgcctgacctgcctttgtgtttgtgtgtctcCTTGTATTTTGTCTGTGTTTCTGACTCCTGTTCTGtatccctagtgagcctagggactgttgcccagttgtcgccctagggctttgcctaggggggcaagtaggcaggcacaggggttgcgggtagtttcagggactttCAGTTACCTGGACCCCAGTTCTCTGACATGAGATTTACGCAGCTATAGGCTATATACTTTCTGTAGACTTCATGCTGCTCACTACTTTATTTTAATGATAGGTACTCTTTAAGAAATGGTAGGAATGGATCCAAGCAAgtgaataaaaaaatttttttatcctCAGTGTTCTTTGGATGAAGATTTTCCTACCTGATAAAAATCTCTATGAAAAGATTAGATCTTCAAGAAATACCTAAAGATTGCAATAATAGTTTACAACAGGTAAATACAAATACTCACGATGAGAAGAGCAGGCTCCCATCCATTAGGGAACAGTTGTAGTGATACAGGATATAGTCGCCATTTTTAGAAGTAACATTACACACTTCCGGCTTATAGGTCACCTCTATGTCAACAGAGTCTTTGGGATTATGGAAGTCAATCACGTGAACATTGAAGATCAACACAGAAGATCCAGGAATACTGTCTCCTAATGTGGTAAAAAGAGTACAAACAATTGAAGTAAGCATGCAACTATAGAATCATTGGTCACCAGAAAAATAGTGGCCCAATGTACCATGGTGTCCGTAAAGCAACAGATCTATTGTGACCAGTCCATGAATGCTTGGGGATAGACCTTTATTTAGTAGAAGTGTTCATTGGCTCTTagacacttacctgctcccttttcTCCATACGCAAGATGTGGAGGGATGATAATTTTTCTCCATTCTCCCATACAAACGCCTTGAAGGCCAGCATCCATACCGGGAATAATATAACCCATTCCTATATATGTGTTGTATGTGGTATTTCTGGAGTAGCTGTAGAGAAGGTCATAAAATGTATATCAGATATACTATATAATCAGAGAGACTACGGTATATAGAGGTCTTCCTATGACCAAGTTTCCTTTGCTATTGGAGCTCAATATAGACAGTAAAACATGACTGGAATTTCTTGTAACCCTACAAGCCCAGGTAAGTTGGTGAAGATGACCCTCAAGTTATAGGCTTGTGTTGTTTTGGCATGGACTACATGGTTAAAGAGTAAAGCGGTCACATATCCAGATGACCACCTGTAAGATTTGGTGAGAGAAGTCCATTTCGAGTCCAATTATGGAACTCGTATTGTTCCATAATTATAGGCCAAAGAAATTGGGAATATTACAACATTTTGTGAAGGAAACGGTGATTGCTTCATACAAAACTTAGTACTTTGTTTTATAACCAATAGTCCTTTAAGTGTAGTTCAAGAATATCGAAGTTGTATCTGTAAAACAtgtggaagaatgcctgacactCTCTACTGGCACCCACTAAATTGCCATGATAGAAACAGTGTGTATTGGTGAAGGTAGCTTGCCAGGTCTTCAGTGCAGATGGAAAGTCATCCAGGACAATAATGAAATAAAGGAAGAACAAGAAGAATTTGAATTACCTGGAATCAAACAACACTCCATCCATGAGGGTGCCATTGTAGTGGTAACGGACATAGTCTCCCGTAACAGCCTTGCGCTTGCAATTTTCAGGGAGGACTTGGTCCTGCACTGTAATCCCATCTTTGGGGTTGTGAAAGTCTATCAGTAGAACATGAAATACCAGAGAAGCGTGTGGAGGGATGATTGTTCCTGGAGAGAAAAACAACATTGCATTGGAACTATTtcattacaggggttttccagctctataatattgatgaccgatccttaggataggttatcagtatcagattggtggaggtctagcACCCCCAATGATAAGCTGTTTGCTGTAACTGCTGTACACCAAAACTAGTATAGCTCTGTATACTGTGCAGGGGCAAAGAATGGAACTgcaagctcagtcccattcacttgaatgtttACATGAAAAGGGTAgacattttatttaaaggggttgtcccgcgcaagcaagcggtgttaagcacttctgtatggccatattaatgcactttgtaatgtacatcgtgcattaaatattggccatacagaagttatacacttacctcctccgctgctggtgtccccatctccatggcgccgactaaagctgccttcttctcccttctctgtgcggcgcgagcacgccggagcggccccattcaacagaagagaagactgcgcaagcgcgtctaatcgagggagaagaaggcttcggccggcgccatggagacgggaacgccaacaccggagggggtaagtgtataacttctgtatggccaatatttaatgcacgatgtatattacaaagtgcattaatatggccatacagaagtgcttaacaccgcttgcttgcgcggaacaacccctttaactccttggtcacatttgctgtaaatgtGTGGGGTTTGCATGGGGGGGCTCAGGAGTcaaacctgctccatacacagtgggTGTTTTTGATAGCTACTACCTGATCACAATTGCTGTGATTAGAGATAACAGTGGGTTGCTGTTCGTGTTTCATGGCAGCTTGGTGCCTTCAGAGAGGCCATTGTAGCTCCCAGGGCTacaatgtatttctgcctattaaactGTGCCtgtagcagggcttaatagaGTTCTTACAgtaatactgcaatactgaagtgttacatgattgcagtatactgtataagcatTCAAACAATCACTAGTTCAAGTCACCTACtgaggcaaaaaaaagtaaaaataaaaaaaatttttttttattattagaaaaagttttgaaagttCAAAAGAAAAAACTTAATTCCAATATTAAAAAATATGGTATTGGCACATCTATACAATTCCAGTCTGTTAAAATAACGTATTATGTAATCCACATGGTGAACGATTcaagaataaagaaaaaacacaccaaaattaGACTTTTATTGGTCACCCTGTATCTAAGCTAAAATTttatgaaaagcgatcaaaaagtcatacgtgccccaaaatgttactaatagaaactacaggatcaTCTCACAAAATTGTACCTTCACCTAAATttagcaatggaaaaataaaaatactctggCGATCAGAAGATGACGAccgaaaacaattttttaaaggaaGTATGacgaaaactatataaatttggtattgttataatcacaccaacccacagaataaaaacatatcatttttgttgcaacatGTATGCCGTAGAAGCAACGCCCCCCCAAACAAATTGTCACAATTTAGTTGTTTTTCAAGTCACCCAACTTAaaaattttatgtttttcagtacattatatggtccattaaatggtaccattggaagaaaaaaacttgtgctacaaaaagcaagccctcagacagaagaaaaaaaaagttatgttttttttaagtgaggAAAAGAAAACAAATGGTTGTCTCTtcaagcatttaaaggggttttctgaaactAAAATGTTGATGACTTTTC
This genomic interval carries:
- the FKBP10 gene encoding peptidyl-prolyl cis-trans isomerase FKBP10 isoform X1, with the protein product MTSTSLIVWLQFLVLCVSSESGPLEDVVIDRYDIPKICPREVQMGDFVRYHYNGTLKDGQKFDASYDRGIAVAGFVGIGRLITGLDRGILGMCVNERRKLIVPPHLGYGSIGVPGMIPADATLYFDIILVDLWNKKDEVQITTLEKPSQCNRTVQDSDFVRYHYNGTLADGTFFDSSYSRSSTYDTYVGSGWLIKGMDQGLLGMCAGEWRKIIVPPFLAYGEKGYGTIIPPHASLVFHVLLIDFHNPKDGITVQDQVLPENCKRKAVTGDYVRYHYNGTLMDGVLFDSSYSRNTTYNTYIGMGYIIPGMDAGLQGVCMGEWRKIIIPPHLAYGEKGAGDSIPGSSVLIFNVHVIDFHNPKDSVDIEVTYKPEVCNVTSKNGDYILYHYNCSLMDGSLLFSSHSFENPQQITLGANKVIDGLDIGLTGMCAGEKRTILVPPHLGHGESGAREVPGSAVLKFDIELLHREEGVPDGYLFIWTGDTPENLFEAMDLDKNGEVPLEEFSTFLKIQVDEGKGRFSPGVDREKSISDMFVNQDRNKDEKITADELKLKTEEEADRVHEEL
- the FKBP10 gene encoding peptidyl-prolyl cis-trans isomerase FKBP10 isoform X2, whose amino-acid sequence is MDRSLMPGLISYCFLMEEAISCCTLYDRGIAVAGFVGIGRLITGLDRGILGMCVNERRKLIVPPHLGYGSIGVPGMIPADATLYFDIILVDLWNKKDEVQITTLEKPSQCNRTVQDSDFVRYHYNGTLADGTFFDSSYSRSSTYDTYVGSGWLIKGMDQGLLGMCAGEWRKIIVPPFLAYGEKGYGTIIPPHASLVFHVLLIDFHNPKDGITVQDQVLPENCKRKAVTGDYVRYHYNGTLMDGVLFDSSYSRNTTYNTYIGMGYIIPGMDAGLQGVCMGEWRKIIIPPHLAYGEKGAGDSIPGSSVLIFNVHVIDFHNPKDSVDIEVTYKPEVCNVTSKNGDYILYHYNCSLMDGSLLFSSHSFENPQQITLGANKVIDGLDIGLTGMCAGEKRTILVPPHLGHGESGAREVPGSAVLKFDIELLHREEGVPDGYLFIWTGDTPENLFEAMDLDKNGEVPLEEFSTFLKIQVDEGKGRFSPGVDREKSISDMFVNQDRNKDEKITADELKLKTEEEADRVHEEL